From the genome of Leptolyngbya sp. FACHB-261, one region includes:
- the pip gene encoding prolyl aminopeptidase, whose product MPLYPKIEPYHSGELKVSELHTLYFEQCGNPLGKPIVFLHGGPGGGSDPFHRRYFDPELWRLVIFDQRGCGKSTPHAELRENTTWNLVADIEKLREQLGIDQWVVFGGSWGSTLALAYSQTHPERCKGLILRGIFMLRQKELLWFYQEGASYLFPDAWESYLQPIPVNERHDLIAAYYQRLTSSDPQIQLEAARAWSAWEASTSKLLQDPGLLNKFGQSQFADAFARIECHYFVNKGFFEREEQLIENVDRIRQIPAVIVQGRYDIVCPMISAWELHRAWPEAELKVIADAGHSMTEPGIRDALIEATDRFAHL is encoded by the coding sequence ATGCCACTTTACCCAAAGATTGAACCGTACCATTCGGGCGAGCTGAAGGTTTCCGAACTGCACACGCTTTATTTCGAGCAGTGTGGCAACCCGCTAGGCAAGCCGATTGTGTTTCTGCATGGTGGGCCTGGAGGCGGTAGTGACCCATTCCATCGGCGCTATTTCGACCCTGAACTCTGGCGCCTTGTCATTTTCGATCAACGCGGCTGTGGCAAAAGCACCCCCCATGCAGAACTGCGCGAGAATACCACCTGGAATTTAGTTGCTGATATTGAAAAACTGCGGGAGCAGTTGGGCATTGATCAGTGGGTTGTCTTTGGTGGCAGTTGGGGCAGTACCTTAGCTCTGGCCTACAGTCAAACTCATCCCGAGCGCTGCAAAGGACTGATTTTGCGGGGCATTTTTATGCTCAGGCAGAAGGAATTGTTGTGGTTTTACCAAGAAGGCGCGAGCTATTTATTTCCAGACGCCTGGGAGAGCTATCTCCAACCAATTCCAGTGAATGAGCGCCATGATTTAATTGCTGCCTACTACCAACGCCTGACTAGTTCAGATCCTCAAATTCAACTGGAAGCGGCTCGGGCTTGGTCCGCTTGGGAGGCTAGTACTAGTAAATTACTCCAGGATCCTGGCCTATTGAACAAATTTGGCCAGAGCCAATTTGCTGACGCCTTTGCTCGCATTGAATGCCACTATTTTGTCAACAAAGGCTTTTTTGAGCGTGAAGAACAGCTTATCGAAAATGTCGATCGCATCCGTCAAATTCCGGCGGTAATTGTGCAGGGCCGCTACGACATCGTCTGCCCGATGATTTCGGCTTGGGAACTACATCGAGCTTGGCCGGAGGCAGAGTTGAAGGTTATTGCCGATGCTGGTCATTCGATGACGGAGCCTGGAATCCGGGACGCCTTGATCGAGGCGACCGACCGCTTTGCTCATTTATAG
- a CDS encoding alpha/beta fold hydrolase has product MFADFLPPQVNALIEPTSIALAQNIERQLISTPLSPQPIATSYVRQGKAGTPVPPILLLHGFDSSVFEFRRLLPLLATQAETWALDLLGFGFTERLAGIPFGPTAIKTHLYQAWQTLIGQPVTLVGVSMGGAAAIDLAISYPEVVQNLVLIGSAGYSSGPVMGRFLVPPLDVWAAEFLRSPRVRDQVSRTAYYDPSFASADAALCAALHLEMPGWREALIAFTKSGGYRAFGNKLAQLTQPTLILWGDSDRILGTGDASRLQQAIAHSKLVWVKNCGHVPHLEQPQFTAEQILAFRSTSGS; this is encoded by the coding sequence ATGTTTGCTGATTTCCTTCCGCCTCAGGTCAACGCTCTGATCGAACCAACCTCTATTGCCCTGGCTCAGAACATTGAGCGGCAACTGATCTCAACGCCCCTCAGCCCCCAACCAATTGCCACAAGCTATGTGCGTCAGGGCAAGGCAGGAACCCCGGTGCCGCCAATTTTGCTATTACACGGCTTTGATAGCTCTGTGTTCGAGTTCCGTCGGCTGCTGCCCCTGCTAGCTACTCAGGCTGAAACCTGGGCCCTGGACTTGTTGGGATTCGGCTTCACCGAGCGATTGGCAGGTATTCCCTTTGGCCCCACAGCGATCAAGACCCATCTTTACCAAGCTTGGCAAACGCTGATTGGGCAACCGGTGACCCTGGTAGGGGTCTCGATGGGCGGAGCCGCTGCCATCGATCTCGCTATCAGCTATCCAGAGGTAGTCCAAAATCTGGTGCTGATCGGCAGCGCCGGTTACAGCAGTGGTCCAGTGATGGGTCGCTTCCTAGTGCCGCCGCTGGATGTCTGGGCAGCGGAGTTTCTACGCAGTCCTAGGGTACGGGACCAGGTGAGCCGCACGGCCTACTACGACCCTAGCTTTGCCTCTGCCGATGCAGCTTTATGTGCGGCCTTACATTTAGAGATGCCGGGTTGGCGCGAAGCCCTAATCGCCTTTACCAAAAGCGGCGGCTACCGGGCGTTTGGCAACAAGTTGGCACAACTGACCCAGCCCACGCTGATTTTGTGGGGCGACTCGGACCGGATTTTGGGCACAGGCGATGCCTCCCGTCTGCAGCAAGCGATTGCCCACAGCAAGTTGGTCTGGGTCAAAAATTGTGGGCACGTCCCACACTTGGAACAACCACAGTTCACAGCTGAACAGATTCTTGCCTTCAGGAGTACATCCGGTTCTTAA
- a CDS encoding alpha/beta fold hydrolase, whose amino-acid sequence MAVLEGSWQHGYIASNGIRLHYVTQGEGPLMLMLHGFPEFWYSWRHQIPEFAQNYKVVALDLRGYNESDKPKGTDAYRMSELVEDVAGVIRGLGYEHCVLVGHDWGGAVAWSFAYAHPQMVERLIVLNLPHPAKFAEGLRLPQQLVRSSYIFLFQLPWIPEFLLQLSDYQFIETAFRGSAINKSAFTQADIEAYKDAASKRGALTAMLNYYRSAARGLLARSWPVLEVPTLMIWGENDVALGKELTEGTEAYVRDFRIRYIPNCGHWVQQEQPELVTQYMQEFLAALPASVQR is encoded by the coding sequence ATGGCTGTGCTCGAAGGATCCTGGCAACACGGCTACATTGCCAGCAATGGCATCCGGCTACATTACGTAACTCAGGGAGAAGGCCCCCTGATGTTGATGCTGCATGGTTTTCCAGAGTTTTGGTATTCCTGGCGACATCAAATTCCTGAGTTCGCTCAGAACTACAAAGTCGTTGCCCTTGACCTACGCGGCTACAACGAGAGTGATAAGCCTAAGGGGACCGACGCCTATCGCATGAGTGAGTTGGTCGAAGATGTCGCAGGCGTGATTCGCGGGCTAGGCTACGAGCACTGTGTTCTCGTGGGACACGATTGGGGCGGTGCAGTTGCATGGAGCTTCGCCTATGCCCATCCCCAAATGGTGGAGCGTCTGATTGTGCTGAACTTGCCTCACCCCGCCAAATTTGCTGAAGGCCTACGCTTGCCTCAGCAATTGGTACGCAGTTCATATATTTTTCTGTTTCAATTGCCCTGGATTCCAGAGTTCTTACTTCAACTTTCTGACTACCAATTTATCGAAACTGCTTTTAGAGGAAGTGCGATCAACAAGAGCGCCTTTACTCAGGCAGACATTGAAGCTTACAAAGATGCAGCCTCAAAGCGGGGCGCGCTGACCGCTATGTTGAACTACTACCGCAGCGCTGCTAGAGGTCTGCTCGCTCGCTCTTGGCCAGTTTTAGAAGTTCCTACCCTGATGATTTGGGGCGAAAATGATGTCGCTTTGGGTAAAGAATTGACCGAGGGCACAGAAGCCTACGTGCGTGATTTTCGCATCCGCTATATTCCCAACTGCGGCCACTGGGTTCAACAGGAGCAGCCTGAGTTGGTGACTCAATACATGCAGGAATTCCTCGCAGCTTTACCTGCTTCTGTGCAGCGCTAG
- a CDS encoding peptidylprolyl isomerase: protein MTTHSAQADSTAVCQLNDDAIAPETLLLLWVKHQMLSQLRREVLIDQAIAPIACTPEEIASACQQFYGHKQLASEVEQRAWLDRHSLNSEQLQDLATRQLRIEKFKRVTWGHTLESYFLKRKDQFDRAIYSLIRSQNWNISQELYFRIQAGEQMFAELAQEFSQGPEAQTGGFVGPVDLVSLHPTLARVLATSQPGQLWSPMRLGEWIVVRLERMLSASLDDSMRQQLLNELFESWLQEKIVAA from the coding sequence ATGACAACTCACTCAGCTCAAGCGGATAGCACAGCAGTTTGTCAACTTAATGACGACGCAATTGCTCCTGAAACATTGTTGCTACTCTGGGTCAAACATCAGATGCTTTCTCAACTGCGGCGCGAAGTTTTAATCGATCAGGCGATTGCGCCAATTGCTTGTACTCCCGAAGAAATTGCTAGTGCCTGTCAGCAGTTTTATGGTCACAAGCAATTGGCTTCAGAAGTAGAACAGCGGGCCTGGTTGGACCGTCATTCCCTAAATTCAGAGCAATTGCAAGATTTAGCAACCCGGCAACTCAGAATTGAGAAGTTTAAGCGAGTGACCTGGGGGCATACGCTGGAATCCTACTTTCTCAAGCGCAAAGATCAGTTCGACCGAGCTATCTACTCTCTAATCCGTAGCCAAAACTGGAATATTTCGCAAGAGCTTTACTTTCGGATTCAGGCCGGAGAGCAGATGTTTGCAGAATTGGCGCAAGAATTTTCTCAAGGACCTGAAGCTCAAACCGGTGGCTTTGTCGGTCCAGTGGATTTGGTCAGCCTTCATCCAACTCTGGCTCGGGTTCTTGCTACCAGCCAGCCAGGTCAACTCTGGTCACCCATGCGTTTAGGCGAATGGATTGTGGTGCGGCTAGAAAGGATGCTGTCAGCGAGCTTGGATGACTCGATGCGGCAACAGTTACTCAATGAGCTGTTTGAGAGCTGGTTGCAAGAGAAGATCGTCGCAGCGTAA
- a CDS encoding glycosyltransferase family 4 protein, translating into MRILFLHSNFPAQFRHIATALAKDPNNQVVFGTTRREGSLPGVHKVLYQESRAVHPETHHYVRPLEGAVLQGQAVYRMAQKLKAQGFVPDVVFGHSGWGPTLFIKDIFPQAKLLCYFEWFYHAHGSDADFDPTDPLDADNEIRIRVKNAPILLDLVSCDAGLAPTQWQRQQFPIELQSKIKVMHDGVDTSFFQPNPGAKLVLPSVGLDLSHVEEVVTYATRGMEPYRGFPQFMEAAALTQQRRPNCHVVVVGDDRVAYGKALPDGKTYKQLMLEKLPLDLSRLHFTGSLPYQQYLQVLQASSAHIYLTRPFVLSWSMLEAMATGCLVVGSSTAPVQEVIQDGKNGLLVDFFSPQAIAERVDEALDHPNRMASVRAKARRTIQTQYDLARLLPQHLQCLGEGFGKMCPT; encoded by the coding sequence ATGCGCATTCTCTTCTTGCACTCCAACTTTCCCGCCCAGTTCCGCCACATTGCGACGGCACTCGCCAAAGATCCCAACAATCAGGTTGTGTTTGGCACCACTCGGCGGGAAGGCAGCCTTCCTGGTGTTCACAAAGTGCTCTACCAGGAATCCCGTGCCGTGCACCCAGAGACTCACCACTATGTGCGTCCGCTTGAGGGGGCCGTTTTGCAGGGGCAGGCTGTGTATCGAATGGCGCAAAAATTGAAGGCTCAAGGCTTCGTCCCTGATGTTGTCTTTGGTCACTCCGGTTGGGGACCAACCTTATTTATTAAAGACATTTTTCCCCAAGCCAAACTGCTCTGCTATTTCGAGTGGTTCTATCACGCTCATGGCTCCGATGCTGATTTTGACCCCACCGATCCTTTAGATGCGGACAACGAAATCCGGATTCGAGTAAAGAATGCTCCGATTCTATTAGACCTGGTCAGTTGTGATGCAGGGTTGGCTCCTACTCAATGGCAGCGTCAGCAATTTCCTATCGAATTGCAGTCCAAAATCAAAGTGATGCATGACGGGGTTGATACCAGCTTCTTTCAGCCGAATCCAGGTGCAAAATTGGTACTGCCCTCGGTAGGTTTGGATTTGTCCCATGTCGAGGAAGTTGTCACTTATGCCACAAGGGGCATGGAACCTTATCGAGGCTTTCCTCAGTTTATGGAAGCAGCTGCTCTAACTCAGCAGCGCCGTCCTAACTGTCATGTTGTGGTAGTTGGTGATGACCGGGTTGCCTACGGTAAAGCCTTGCCAGATGGAAAGACTTATAAGCAGCTCATGCTGGAAAAACTGCCTCTGGATCTATCCCGCCTACACTTCACCGGCTCGCTACCCTACCAGCAGTATCTTCAAGTTCTGCAAGCTTCTTCGGCGCATATCTATCTCACCCGTCCGTTTGTGTTGTCCTGGTCAATGTTGGAGGCAATGGCAACAGGTTGTCTGGTGGTTGGCTCTAGCACTGCTCCAGTCCAAGAAGTCATTCAAGACGGTAAAAATGGCCTGTTGGTAGATTTCTTTTCGCCTCAAGCAATCGCTGAACGAGTAGACGAAGCGCTGGATCATCCCAATCGCATGGCCTCAGTGCGAGCGAAAGCCCGAAGAACAATTCAGACCCAGTACGATTTGGCTCGATTGCTGCCCCAGCATTTGCAGTGCCTGGGCGAAGGGTTTGGCAAGATGTGTCCCACTTAA
- a CDS encoding DMT family transporter, which yields MKTQIEVQAQVRLGLRLIVLATTLWGTVGVVVQAIYQLSAANPLSVAFFRLALAVPVLALVCWLVLGRSMFQIARRHLMLMLLIGIMMALSQSCYFAAIAQIGVAAATLITLCTAPVWVALLASALLHERLSRGVLLTAGLAVIGTALLVGIEPQAVTAQANPALGVLLALGSGLTYALVVLTSRALAGRYHPLQSLTVSIGVGAATLLLFTLATTGLVIQYSPLGWTLLLYLGLVPTALAYLLYFSGICHTTATVASIAALLEPLTATLLASWLLGEQLGSLGLLGSVLLLSAIGLLYLESWQRGQQDSA from the coding sequence ATGAAAACGCAAATTGAAGTCCAGGCGCAAGTGCGTCTGGGCCTACGGTTGATCGTGCTTGCTACCACTTTGTGGGGCACGGTCGGGGTGGTTGTCCAAGCAATTTACCAGTTGAGTGCAGCTAATCCCCTGTCGGTTGCCTTTTTCCGGTTGGCCCTTGCAGTACCCGTCTTGGCCCTGGTCTGCTGGCTCGTCCTGGGCCGAAGTATGTTCCAGATAGCTCGGCGGCATCTAATGCTGATGTTGCTAATCGGCATCATGATGGCGCTCTCCCAGTCCTGTTATTTTGCAGCGATTGCTCAGATTGGGGTCGCGGCAGCAACGCTGATTACCCTCTGCACTGCGCCCGTCTGGGTCGCCCTGCTTGCGTCCGCCCTGCTACATGAGCGGTTATCGCGCGGTGTGCTTCTGACGGCAGGCCTAGCAGTTATCGGCACAGCTCTCTTAGTTGGAATCGAGCCTCAAGCCGTGACTGCACAAGCGAATCCGGCCCTCGGGGTACTACTCGCGCTCGGCTCAGGACTGACCTACGCCCTGGTCGTCCTGACTAGCCGGGCCTTGGCTGGGCGATATCATCCACTGCAATCGCTGACAGTGAGCATCGGTGTAGGGGCAGCGACTTTGCTGCTCTTCACGCTGGCGACCACTGGCTTGGTTATCCAGTATTCGCCTCTTGGCTGGACGCTCTTGCTGTATTTGGGCCTGGTACCTACAGCCTTGGCTTACCTGCTGTATTTCAGTGGCATCTGCCATACGACAGCGACGGTTGCCAGCATTGCTGCCTTACTAGAGCCCTTAACGGCAACGCTGCTTGCCAGTTGGTTGCTAGGTGAGCAGTTGGGCTCGCTTGGGCTACTAGGATCTGTCCTATTACTGAGTGCGATTGGACTGCTGTACCTGGAGAGTTGGCAGCGCGGGCAGCAAGAT